The DNA window CACGCAGCATATGATGCTAAATCCCAGCAAATGACGGCGATGATTGGACTAGTAAGTGGAATAAGCCTGTTGTTTTTTGGCTGGTGCATCTACTCATTTTTTAAGTATCGTCAGAAAAATTTTCTTTATTTATTAATTTTGGCGGTTTCGTTACTGTTTACTGCTGCTGAATGGACAGGTTTAAATTTCACTTATATTTGGCCGGATTTTAAATGGGGAAGTAATCAAACGATACTAGTAGCTTGTGGTGCAGCGAGTTTAATGACGTTCTTTATCCTTAAAGAATTGTTGTCAGGTGTTCTCAACATACACTGGCTTTCTATGGTTATTAAGTGGATGGTAGCGTGTGTCTTGTTTTCAGTGATGGTTTCTTTCTTTTCTTATTCACTAACAAGCCTGTTCAGCTTTGCATCTTCTGCTCTAACAATCGTCTTAACGTGTGTTCTTGCTTTTTCCGCTTGGCAAAAAGGAATTTCTTATGCTGCTCCATACACTGCCGCCTTGTTCGTATCGATAGCCATCCTCACCATTTCCTTTTTAACGGCTATGGGGGTTTTACCCTATATCGAAACTGTTCAATACGCCGTGTACGTTATCAGTTGGAGCATACTCTTACTTGCTGCTAAAGCGTTGCTGAAAAAAGAAAAAATGAAGCTTGAAAAAACACAACAGTTGGAACGTCAAGCGAATGACCGTCAACTGCTGAAAGTCACAACGCTAAAAAATGACAACAAAAGAAAAGATGAGTTACTGGCGTTTGCATCAAATGGCTTGCGAACACCACTTTATGGTGTGATTGGCATTGCAGAATCACTTCAACAATCTGCTAGTGGTAAAATGTCTCCTCAGATGATAACCCAATTGGATGAACTGGTGACCAGTAGCAAAAATATGGCACATTTGATCAATGATGTTGTCGATTTTTCAAAACAGAAGCCGTCTTCTTTACAGCGCCATACGACAGCGATTGCGCTTGATGAACTTTGCACGAATGTGATCGCAATTTATAAGCCACTTTTAAAAAATGAAGCCGTCAAGCTTTATCACACAGTACCAGCCTCGTTACCAAAACCATGTGCAGATCCTGATCGACTGCGACAAATTTTGAGTAACCTTGTCAACAATTCTATTGAGCATACCCGTGTAGGTGAAATCGTGCTATCGGCGAGGATTTTTGAAGGAGATTTAGAAATTTCAGTAAAAGATACAGGAAATAGTATAGAGGAAAAGAAAATTCCAATTTTTTTTGAATGGAATATTCCGCAAGAAAAACCGTTGAGAAATCATGGGATGGATTTGAAAATCACTAAAAATCTAATTGAACTTCAAGGGGGGACATTAAAACTTGAGTCTTTAAAAGAAAGTGGCTCTCTTTTCATTGTTACTTTACCCATTTGCACGGATGCATCTAATGCTCCGTTGCTAGGAGACTCTAGAAATCAGACGAAAGAATTGACCGCTTCGCAGTTAGCAGATTCCTTGTTAAAGCAGCGTCCTACTAAAAAAAATCTGCACGTTCTGGTGATTGAAACAGACGAAATCAATCGGCTTGTTTTATTGCGGCAACTGATATCAGCAAACTATCAAGCAGTCGGTGTAGAGGATGGCAAAACAGCGCTGCATTTGTTGTCGCATCAATCAATAGATTTGATTGTGATGGATGGTAGTTTAACGGACATGACAAGCGATGAATTATGCAAACTTATACGCTTGGAGTATACATTAACAGAAATGCCGATTTTGATGTTATCGGATGCAGACAGTCTTCAAGAGAAAAAAGATGCTTTTACAGCAGGGGCCAATGACTATTTACTAAAGCCTTGTGATAAAGAAGAGTTTTTATTGCGTGTTAAGACCTTGGCAAATATGCGCAGCTTGACTCAAGAAATTACGAATCTGAACTACTTTCTTGAACGCAATGTGAATGAGCGAACAATGGCACTTGAAATTACCAATATGAATCTACTGACAGTGAACGATGAAATTCAAGAAATTGAAAAATCTCGAAATGAAATGTTGTCAGCAATTTCACATGAGTTAGGTACACCAATTACGCTAATCCATAGTTATATACAAGCAGTGAAAGAAAGTTTAATCGAAGAAAACAACCCACGCTATCTGGATATGATTCATAAAAAACTACTACTGCTGGAACGACTCACAGAAGATCTTGTAGAGTTGACTAAATACAAGTCTGGACATATGACTCTGCGTTTCTTAGAAAAAGATTCGCTCGTGTGGATCGCAAGGCTTGCAGAATCAATGGCTTCCGATGTTACCCAAAGTGGCCGCGTTTTCGAGTTTTTCGGTACGAAAAATCCCGATAATATTAGTCACTCGCTATTAGCAATTGACTTAGATCGTCTTGATCAAGTAATTTCCAATATTTTATGGAATTCTGTTAAGCATACTTCTCCAGAAGAAGGCAAAATTACGTTATCTATGGAAATCGTCGCCAATAACAACGACAATGCATTATTAGACGAGGAATCTGATGGAGAACTGGTGGTTCGCATTGCTGATAATGGAAGTGGGATTAAGAAAGAGGCCTTGCCCTATATTTTCGACCGTTTTTACAAAATCAATCGTTCTGCTAGCTACAAAGGAAGTGGACTTGGATTGGCAATCGCCAAAGAAATTGTATTAGCGCATAAAGGACAAATATGGGCGGATAGTATAGAAGGACAAGGAAGCGTCTTCGTCATTGTATTGCCGCTAACTTTTCAGTAAGGATGGGAGGAAAACAGATGAATGTTGCGACTGTGTTAATTGTTGAGGATGATGAAGGCATCCGCGAACTGATGCGGTTGTTTCTGCTAAAAAAAGGATATGGTGTTATCCAAGCTGAAGATGGCTATCAAGCTTTAACATTATTAGAAAAAGAAAAGCCAGATCTCATTTTGTTGGACGTAGAAATGCCTGGTATGAATGGACTGGAAGTATGCAAAAAAATCCGATTAAAAACTACTTTGCCAATTTTGTTCGTTAGTTACCGAAAAGAGTTGGTTTATAAAATTCAAGGACTTGAAGTAGGGGGCGATGATTACATTACCAAACCCTTTGATTTTAATGAGTTAGAAGCTCGGATTCGTGCAATTCTTCGACGAAACGGTTGGAGGAGCGGTGAACAAGAACAGCTAACGATTTTGAAGTATAACGACCTGCATATTCATGTGGATGCCCGAGAACTGTACGTTGCAGGAACGCAGGTCAAACTGTATCATAAAGAATTTCAATTATTGTTGTTGCTCGCGCAGACTCCCAACCGAGTTTGGACCGCTGAACAACTATACGATCAAGTGTGGGGCTATTATTCTGAAGGAGATGTCCAAACAGTCAAAGTACACATTAGTAAATTACGGAAAAAAATTGAGCAAGACCCAGCCAATCCAATTTATATCCAAACCGTACGAGGTTTTGGCTATAAATTTATACTAGCGTAAGCGGGACTGTCCCATAAGCCTCTAACAGAAAACAGACGGAGAAAAAGAAACTCTTTTTCTCCGTCTGTTTTCTTAAAATCGCGGGCGAGAATACAGAACTTGTCAAGACCCTGGAGGTAAAGTTTTGGAACGACCAGTTGCTTTTGATAGAAATAGAACATCTTTATATTTTTCAAATTCAACAAGGTTGTAGCCGAAAAGTCATTGTTTATGATTTTTTGACTGCATCCTTTTTTTATTAAAAAAATAAAATAAGTAGTAAGAACTACGAATAATTTGTTTTCTAAATTTTTAGATTATTTAACGTCTATTTAACCTAGTCACTTCAAAATAAGAAGCACAAAGGATAGACCATAGGAGGATTTAATTATGGAGAGTACATTCAATCTGAATAAATTCCTGAAAGCGATGCAAAAGAGAAAGGCGTTAATCATTTTTGTTACGCTTGCGTTCGTTGTCTTTAGTGCAGTAGCAAGTTATACCCTTATAAAGCCGGTTTATAAGGCGACAACTCAAATTTTGATCAATCAAAATACCGCCATTAATCAGGACTTTACTAGTTTGGATATTGATACGAACTTGCAATTAATCGGGACGTATAACGTCATTATTAAAAGTCCTGCGATTTTAACAACTGTAATTGAAAAATTACAGTTGGACGAAACGGTTCAATCATTGACCGATCGGATAACTGTCAACAATATTGAAAGCTCACAAGTAGTAACTTTATCGGTTGAAGATTCTTCTATGAAAGGAGCGGTACTGGTTGCTAATACGACTGCACAGGTTTTCCAAGAGGAAATTCAGCGAATGATGAAAGTGGATAATGTCAGCATCTTAGCTGCAGCTGAAACTACTGCAAATCCTAATCCAATTCGTCCCGATCCGATTTTCAATATGGTGATTGGTGCAATTGTTGGTTTGGCTTTTGGCGTTGGCATCACACTAATTTTGGAGCAGTTAAACACGACAGTGCGCTCGGAAGAAGACATCGAAGAAATGGCTGGACTTCAGATTTTGGGGGTCGTTAGTCAAGTAGACAGTAATTTAAAGATGGAAAAGCCGTTAAATCTAACAACTAGATTGGAGAAGGATCATTATGCGGACAGCGAACAAGACAAAAAGGTTAATGCCGCGAAAATTGGTGGCTCGTACTAATCCGCATTCCATCGCAGCGGAACAATACCGAACAATAAGAACAAATATTAACTTCTCGACGCCTGATTTGCATTCGAGAGTCATTTTATTTACGTCTGCTGCAAAAGAAGAAGGAAAGTCGACAACGGCTGCAAATATGGCCATCGTTTTTGCCGAAACTGGAAAAAAAGTACTATTGATCGACGCAGACATGCGGCGTCCAACTTTATATCGAACATTTCAACTCGGCAATAACACAGGCTTATCCAATTTATTGTTGAGAAAAGGAAGCCTGAAGCAATCAGTCAAAGTGAGTGGCATAGCAAATTTAGACCTACTTATGAGTGGACAAATCCCACCAAATCCGGCCGAGTTACTCGAAGCGGATGCTTTGGATGAATTGATCGCAGAGATGCGTGAAACCTACGATTATATTCTTTTCGATTCACCGCCAATCCTTTCTGTAACCGATTCTAAAATTTTAGCCAATCGATGCGACGGCACGGTACTGGTCGTTAATACCGGCAAATCAGAAAAAATAAGCGTTGAAAAAGCACGTGATTCTTTAGCAACGGCAAAAGCCTTAATTTTGGGAGTGGTGTTGAATAATTACCCGATGAACAAGGAAAATTACTATTACCATAATTATAATGAATGACCAAATGGAACTGTAGGAAAGGAAGAAAGTGAATGAAGATTAGCAAACAGCAACTACTTGGAAATCTTCATCGTTGCCTCATTCCTGTTCTTGTCCTCTTTCGCCATTTCCATACATTTGTGCTCGTAGGATTTGAAAACCTGGAAGAAAAAATGGAACACGTAGTCTTGCCCCAAGCACCTCATCTTACTGACAAAATAGTGATGGTAATCGGAGCGGGAGGAATGATTGGTTCAGAAATTAGCCGTCAGCTCATTCACTATCAACCCGCTCAAATTTTACTGCTCGGACATGGACCGCAATCGATTTATTCGGTTGAGTACGAAGTAAGAAAACTGATGAAAAGACAGACAGAAATTATCCCCATTATCTTAAATATTCAAGACAAAAAACGTCTTTTTGAAGCAGTCGAACGATACAAGCCCGATATAATCTACCATACAGACGGTCAACAGCAAATTGATGTCACAGAAGAAAGGCCATTAAAAGCAGTATACATCTCAGCGTTTGGAACAAAAAATAGTGCAGAAGCAGCCACTCGCTATCACGTTGATGCGTTTGTGTTAGTATCTTCTGAGCACGCAGCAAAGCCGTTAAACCTCAAAGAAGCGAATAAAAGATTGGCTGAAATAATCATAAATACTATTTCAATAACTAGTTTGACACGGTACGTCATCATTCGATTACCAGCACATGTTTTTAAAGAACAACTACCGGGAAACTTCTTTCCGCTGTTCGAGCAAAAAATAAAAACTGGTTACGCAGTTCAGCACATTCTTCATGGTGGAGGACTAAAAACAGCTATAGGTAAAAGTAGCTTGTTTCAACTACAAGGGAAGTCTATCTACAAGGTACTCCAAAAATCACAAGGGCTTAGTCAACTAGACATGGCCCGTTTGTTGAAACTGTTGAAAACAGCATCTGAAGATGAGGCGCGTAAACTGGTTATTTCAATTATCGAACAACAAAAGAATTTCTAACTGGTACCTGAATGATTGCGTTTGAAGATTTTGCTTTTTAAGCAGCGAATTTTTTGTTGCTCAGTAGAATAATAAAACAGGAAAAGGGTGAATTCGGATGGGTGTAGAAAAATATCGAGATGAATTTAGTTTTGAAGAACTAGTGGGAAGCAACATACCTTTTCAAGATAGAGACATGATAGAACAGCATCCTTTCTTAAATAAAATCTATCCGTATGCTTTAAATACGATTCATCTTGTAACGTATTGCGAAAACAATACGGTATCGTTATTATCTGGCAGTTTGGAAATTGGGGCGGTTGAAAGCGATAATGGATTTGTGGAAAAGCTCGGTGAGATTTCATGTGGTTTGGATCAACAAGGAAATTTAAAATCGCATGCATATAAGTTGAATACGCTTGAGAAAATTGATAAACATCCACAGACACGTTTTGTTTTTGGCGGAAGCCAAATTCCACATTTTGATCGGCTTAAAGCTTTTGTCATCAGTTTGCATATTCAAAACAAAGTTGAAGATGTTGTGTCATGGAAACTAGCGTTAACTTCAAAAGGACAAGTCATCTTACTTACCTCACTAACGGAAAAAGAGAATTTACTTTAACAAATTTCACGTGTCTTATACTAGCTGTTTTATTTTTTCGACATTCTACTATAAGAACTGTGCAAGATTTGACAAATTGGCACGGGCAATCCGAGAGCACATGGTAGAGGCAGGAGAAAGGGGATATCCGTCATCATGTTACAAAATTTAAAAATAGCAGTTGTTGGATTGGGGTATGTCGGATTGCCCGTAGCAATTGCGTTTAATCATAAATACCCAGTTACCGGCTACGATACGAATACCGCTAGAATTCAGGCTTTGATGCTTGGACTAGATAAGACAAACGAAGTAAGCCGTGAGGAATTTGAAAAAGCAACGATCGTTTTTACGGCGACCCCTTCAGATTTAAAAGATGCAGGGTTTATTATCATAGCCGTACCATCAGCGATGGATGAAGACCATCTGCCAGATTTATCCGCTTTAAAAAAGGCTAG is part of the Planococcus kocurii genome and encodes:
- a CDS encoding ATP-binding protein gives rise to the protein MSDTEKIASTNDSEKVVLLSEEDKKKTLSKNLQILEDVEGTLRISELQSPPYSWKFSLNENGIPNMGFSSDVYWVKFTIENRAETEEWLLELANPFLDHVVLYSPEPSGGFSITEFGETMSDSKKLYSSRSPVFKLPLLNKGENTFFMKIESQGVLYFPVTVWEHAAYDAKSQQMTAMIGLVSGISLLFFGWCIYSFFKYRQKNFLYLLILAVSLLFTAAEWTGLNFTYIWPDFKWGSNQTILVACGAASLMTFFILKELLSGVLNIHWLSMVIKWMVACVLFSVMVSFFSYSLTSLFSFASSALTIVLTCVLAFSAWQKGISYAAPYTAALFVSIAILTISFLTAMGVLPYIETVQYAVYVISWSILLLAAKALLKKEKMKLEKTQQLERQANDRQLLKVTTLKNDNKRKDELLAFASNGLRTPLYGVIGIAESLQQSASGKMSPQMITQLDELVTSSKNMAHLINDVVDFSKQKPSSLQRHTTAIALDELCTNVIAIYKPLLKNEAVKLYHTVPASLPKPCADPDRLRQILSNLVNNSIEHTRVGEIVLSARIFEGDLEISVKDTGNSIEEKKIPIFFEWNIPQEKPLRNHGMDLKITKNLIELQGGTLKLESLKESGSLFIVTLPICTDASNAPLLGDSRNQTKELTASQLADSLLKQRPTKKNLHVLVIETDEINRLVLLRQLISANYQAVGVEDGKTALHLLSHQSIDLIVMDGSLTDMTSDELCKLIRLEYTLTEMPILMLSDADSLQEKKDAFTAGANDYLLKPCDKEEFLLRVKTLANMRSLTQEITNLNYFLERNVNERTMALEITNMNLLTVNDEIQEIEKSRNEMLSAISHELGTPITLIHSYIQAVKESLIEENNPRYLDMIHKKLLLLERLTEDLVELTKYKSGHMTLRFLEKDSLVWIARLAESMASDVTQSGRVFEFFGTKNPDNISHSLLAIDLDRLDQVISNILWNSVKHTSPEEGKITLSMEIVANNNDNALLDEESDGELVVRIADNGSGIKKEALPYIFDRFYKINRSASYKGSGLGLAIAKEIVLAHKGQIWADSIEGQGSVFVIVLPLTFQ
- a CDS encoding response regulator transcription factor, which gives rise to MNVATVLIVEDDEGIRELMRLFLLKKGYGVIQAEDGYQALTLLEKEKPDLILLDVEMPGMNGLEVCKKIRLKTTLPILFVSYRKELVYKIQGLEVGGDDYITKPFDFNELEARIRAILRRNGWRSGEQEQLTILKYNDLHIHVDARELYVAGTQVKLYHKEFQLLLLLAQTPNRVWTAEQLYDQVWGYYSEGDVQTVKVHISKLRKKIEQDPANPIYIQTVRGFGYKFILA
- a CDS encoding YveK family protein encodes the protein MESTFNLNKFLKAMQKRKALIIFVTLAFVVFSAVASYTLIKPVYKATTQILINQNTAINQDFTSLDIDTNLQLIGTYNVIIKSPAILTTVIEKLQLDETVQSLTDRITVNNIESSQVVTLSVEDSSMKGAVLVANTTAQVFQEEIQRMMKVDNVSILAAAETTANPNPIRPDPIFNMVIGAIVGLAFGVGITLILEQLNTTVRSEEDIEEMAGLQILGVVSQVDSNLKMEKPLNLTTRLEKDHYADSEQDKKVNAAKIGGSY
- a CDS encoding CpsD/CapB family tyrosine-protein kinase — its product is MRTANKTKRLMPRKLVARTNPHSIAAEQYRTIRTNINFSTPDLHSRVILFTSAAKEEGKSTTAANMAIVFAETGKKVLLIDADMRRPTLYRTFQLGNNTGLSNLLLRKGSLKQSVKVSGIANLDLLMSGQIPPNPAELLEADALDELIAEMRETYDYILFDSPPILSVTDSKILANRCDGTVLVVNTGKSEKISVEKARDSLATAKALILGVVLNNYPMNKENYYYHNYNE
- a CDS encoding polysaccharide biosynthesis protein, with protein sequence MKISKQQLLGNLHRCLIPVLVLFRHFHTFVLVGFENLEEKMEHVVLPQAPHLTDKIVMVIGAGGMIGSEISRQLIHYQPAQILLLGHGPQSIYSVEYEVRKLMKRQTEIIPIILNIQDKKRLFEAVERYKPDIIYHTDGQQQIDVTEERPLKAVYISAFGTKNSAEAATRYHVDAFVLVSSEHAAKPLNLKEANKRLAEIIINTISITSLTRYVIIRLPAHVFKEQLPGNFFPLFEQKIKTGYAVQHILHGGGLKTAIGKSSLFQLQGKSIYKVLQKSQGLSQLDMARLLKLLKTASEDEARKLVISIIEQQKNF
- a CDS encoding sugar-transfer associated ATP-grasp domain-containing protein, whose product is MGVEKYRDEFSFEELVGSNIPFQDRDMIEQHPFLNKIYPYALNTIHLVTYCENNTVSLLSGSLEIGAVESDNGFVEKLGEISCGLDQQGNLKSHAYKLNTLEKIDKHPQTRFVFGGSQIPHFDRLKAFVISLHIQNKVEDVVSWKLALTSKGQVILLTSLTEKENLL